A single region of the Paraburkholderia sprentiae WSM5005 genome encodes:
- a CDS encoding HesA/MoeB/ThiF family protein, with protein MNDDQLLRYSRHILVDEIGIEAQQRFIDAHAIIVGAGGLGSPAALYLAAAGVGRLTLVDADTVDLTNLQRQILHVSASVGRRKVESGREMLARINPEVVVNAVAERVDDGWLDREVPHANVVLDCTDNFATRHAINRACVKHRVPLVSGAALRFDGQISTFDFRNEASPCYACVFPEDQPFEEVACSTMGVFAPTVGIIGSMQAAEALKVIGAIGTPLVGRLTMLDSLRMEWNTMRIARQPDCPVCGHEHGS; from the coding sequence ATGAATGACGATCAACTTCTGCGCTACTCCCGCCATATCCTCGTCGACGAGATCGGCATCGAAGCGCAGCAGCGTTTTATCGACGCCCACGCGATCATCGTCGGTGCGGGCGGGCTCGGTTCGCCGGCCGCGCTGTACCTCGCGGCGGCGGGCGTCGGCCGTCTGACGCTCGTCGATGCCGATACTGTCGATCTGACCAATCTGCAGCGGCAGATCCTGCACGTGAGCGCGTCGGTTGGACGCAGAAAGGTCGAGTCCGGGCGCGAGATGCTGGCGCGGATCAATCCCGAGGTCGTCGTCAACGCGGTGGCCGAGCGCGTCGACGATGGCTGGCTCGATCGCGAGGTGCCGCACGCCAATGTCGTGCTCGATTGCACCGACAACTTCGCGACGCGTCACGCGATCAATCGCGCGTGCGTCAAGCATCGGGTGCCGCTCGTGTCGGGCGCGGCGCTGCGCTTCGACGGGCAGATCAGCACCTTCGATTTTCGCAACGAAGCGTCCCCGTGCTACGCGTGCGTGTTTCCCGAAGATCAGCCGTTCGAGGAAGTTGCATGCTCGACAATGGGCGTGTTCGCGCCGACGGTCGGCATCATCGGTTCGATGCAGGCCGCCGAAGCGCTGAAGGTGATCGGCGCAATCGGCACGCCGCTCGTGGGGCGCCTGACGATGCTCGATTCGCTGCGCATGGAATGGAACACGATGCGCATCGCACGTCAGCCGGATTGCCCGGTGTGCGGCCACGAGCACGGGTCCTGA
- a CDS encoding S41 family peptidase, with protein MRKNLKNIGLIAAGLATGVFATLQYSASAQQPASAAVAPLPLDQLRLFAEVFGQIKHEYVEPVDDKKLLTAAIKGMVSSLDPHSSYLDKTDYQELQEQTKGRFAGLGIEISSEDGLIKVISPIEDTPAFRAGIRPGDLITRINDKPVRGMTLDQAVKQMRGEPGTKVTLTIFRKTDDRTFPLTVTRAIIKVQSVKGKIVAPGFAYVRITSFQERTTPDLAAKLQDLARQEPNLKGLILDLRNNGGGLLQSAVGVAGAFLPPNSVVVSTNGQIPDSKQIYRDTYDNYRLQSFDSDPLKDVPAIFKTVPMIVLTNAYSASASEIVAGALQDQHRALILGKTTFGKGSVQTVRPMTADTALRLTTAYYYTPSGRSIQNKGIRPDLPVDQYADGDPDDALVTREVDYSNHLANTQDPNEKKEAEQREQERMEQLRQLEEQNDKKTPEQRQKERERKPVEFGSADDFMLQQAVDKLQGKPVQESKSLMERRLAQNKPATSASAPVAVKPTQPVPGASGPAPASAPAPAGK; from the coding sequence ATGCGAAAGAACCTGAAAAATATCGGCCTGATTGCCGCGGGCCTTGCTACCGGTGTCTTTGCCACCCTGCAATACTCCGCCTCGGCCCAGCAACCCGCTAGCGCCGCGGTCGCCCCGCTGCCGCTAGACCAGCTCAGGCTCTTCGCCGAAGTGTTCGGGCAGATCAAGCACGAATACGTCGAACCGGTCGACGACAAGAAGCTCCTCACCGCCGCGATCAAGGGCATGGTGTCGAGCCTCGACCCGCACTCGTCGTATCTCGACAAGACCGACTACCAGGAGCTGCAGGAGCAGACCAAGGGCCGCTTCGCGGGCCTCGGCATCGAAATTTCGTCGGAAGACGGCCTGATCAAGGTGATTTCGCCAATCGAAGACACGCCCGCGTTCCGCGCCGGCATCCGTCCGGGCGACCTGATCACGCGCATCAACGACAAGCCCGTGCGCGGCATGACGCTCGATCAGGCGGTCAAGCAAATGCGCGGCGAACCGGGCACCAAGGTCACGCTGACCATCTTCCGCAAGACCGACGACCGCACGTTCCCGCTCACCGTCACGCGCGCGATCATCAAGGTCCAGTCGGTGAAGGGCAAGATCGTTGCGCCGGGCTTCGCGTACGTGCGCATCACCAGCTTCCAGGAACGCACCACGCCTGACCTCGCGGCCAAGCTGCAAGATCTCGCGCGCCAGGAGCCGAACCTGAAGGGCCTCATCCTCGACCTGCGCAACAACGGCGGCGGCCTGCTGCAAAGTGCGGTCGGCGTCGCGGGCGCGTTCCTGCCGCCGAATTCCGTGGTGGTGTCGACCAACGGTCAGATTCCGGATTCGAAGCAGATCTATCGCGACACCTACGATAACTACCGTCTGCAATCGTTCGACAGCGACCCGCTCAAGGACGTCCCGGCCATCTTCAAGACCGTGCCGATGATCGTGCTGACCAACGCGTATTCCGCGTCGGCGTCGGAAATCGTCGCGGGCGCGCTGCAGGATCAGCACCGCGCGCTGATCCTCGGTAAAACCACGTTCGGCAAGGGTTCGGTGCAAACCGTGCGACCCATGACGGCCGACACCGCGCTGCGCCTGACCACCGCGTATTACTACACGCCGAGCGGCCGCTCGATCCAAAACAAGGGCATCCGCCCCGACCTTCCTGTCGATCAATACGCGGACGGCGATCCGGACGACGCGCTCGTGACCCGCGAAGTCGACTACTCGAATCACCTTGCGAACACGCAGGACCCGAACGAGAAGAAGGAAGCGGAGCAGCGCGAGCAGGAGCGCATGGAGCAGTTGCGTCAGCTCGAAGAGCAGAACGACAAGAAGACGCCGGAACAGCGCCAGAAGGAACGCGAGCGCAAGCCGGTCGAGTTCGGTTCGGCTGACGACTTCATGCTGCAACAGGCGGTCGACAAGCTCCAGGGCAAGCCGGTTCAGGAATCGAAGTCGCTGATGGAGCGGCGTCTCGCGCAGAACAAGCCGGCTACGTCGGCCTCCGCGCCGGTCGCGGTCAAGCCGACGCAACCGGTGCCGGGCGCATCAGGACCGGCGCCGGCTTCGGCACCGGCTCCCGCCGGCAAGTAA
- the gpmA gene encoding 2,3-diphosphoglycerate-dependent phosphoglycerate mutase, producing the protein MYKLVLIRHGESTWNKENRFTGWVDVDLTEQGNLEAQQAGVLLKEAGYTFDIAYTSVLKRAIRTLWHVQDQMDLMYLPVVHSWRLNERHYGALSGLNKAETAAKFGDEQVLVWRRSYDTPPPALEPTDERAPYADPRYAKVPREQLPLTECLKDTVARVLPLWNESIAPAIKSGRSILIAAHGNSIRALVKYLDDISDSDIVGLNIPNGVPLVYELDDNLKPIKHYYLGDQDAIAKAQAAVASQGKAG; encoded by the coding sequence ATGTACAAACTCGTTCTCATCCGCCACGGCGAATCGACGTGGAACAAGGAAAACCGCTTCACCGGCTGGGTCGACGTCGACCTCACCGAGCAGGGCAACCTCGAGGCCCAGCAGGCGGGCGTGTTGCTGAAGGAAGCGGGCTACACGTTCGACATCGCCTATACGTCGGTGCTCAAGCGCGCGATCCGCACGCTGTGGCACGTGCAGGACCAGATGGATCTGATGTACCTGCCCGTCGTGCATTCGTGGCGCCTGAACGAACGCCACTACGGCGCGCTGTCGGGTCTGAACAAGGCCGAAACCGCCGCGAAGTTCGGCGACGAGCAGGTGCTCGTCTGGCGCCGCAGCTACGACACGCCGCCGCCCGCGCTCGAGCCGACCGACGAGCGCGCGCCCTATGCCGATCCGCGCTACGCCAAGGTGCCGCGCGAGCAGTTGCCGCTGACCGAGTGCCTGAAAGACACCGTCGCGCGCGTGCTGCCGCTGTGGAACGAGTCGATCGCACCGGCCATCAAGTCGGGCCGCAGCATCCTGATCGCCGCGCACGGCAACTCGATCCGCGCGCTGGTCAAATACCTCGACGACATCTCGGACAGCGACATCGTCGGCCTCAACATTCCGAACGGCGTGCCGCTCGTCTATGAACTCGACGACAACCTGAAGCCGATCAAGCACTACTATCTCGGCGACCAGGACGCGATCGCCAAGGCGCAAGCCGCGGTCGCGAGCCAAGGCAAGGCGGGCTGA
- a CDS encoding rhodanese-like domain-containing protein, whose translation MKFFTEYTNLVLIAIVLISGGLLLWPTITRRGRGGLSAAEATQLINRRNAAVIDLRPSADYAKGHLPSARHFDFAELQAKAAQLPKNKSNPVLLVCQTGQQSNKAARIVQEAGYAEVHVLEGGVDAWQKAGMPIVKQGAAK comes from the coding sequence GTGAAGTTTTTCACCGAATACACAAACCTTGTCCTGATCGCAATCGTCCTTATCTCCGGCGGGTTGCTGCTGTGGCCGACCATCACCCGGCGTGGACGCGGCGGCCTGTCGGCCGCTGAAGCCACCCAACTGATCAACCGGCGCAACGCGGCGGTCATCGACCTGCGGCCGTCCGCCGATTACGCCAAGGGGCACCTGCCCTCGGCGCGGCATTTCGACTTCGCGGAGCTGCAGGCGAAGGCTGCGCAACTCCCGAAGAACAAGAGCAACCCGGTGCTGCTGGTGTGTCAGACCGGCCAGCAGTCGAACAAGGCCGCGCGTATCGTGCAGGAAGCGGGATACGCGGAAGTCCATGTTCTCGAGGGCGGCGTCGACGCCTGGCAGAAAGCCGGTATGCCGATCGTGAAACAAGGAGCAGCCAAGTGA
- the grxC gene encoding glutaredoxin 3, translating into MNKVIMYSTQVCPYCQMAERLLKSRGVEHVEKVLIDKDPARREEMMTRTGRRTVPQVFIGETHVGGYDDLSALDRAGGLTPLLEAA; encoded by the coding sequence GTGAACAAAGTGATCATGTACAGCACCCAGGTGTGCCCGTATTGCCAGATGGCCGAACGTCTTTTAAAGTCGCGCGGCGTCGAGCACGTTGAGAAAGTACTGATCGACAAAGACCCCGCCCGTCGTGAGGAGATGATGACCCGGACCGGTCGTCGCACGGTGCCGCAGGTGTTCATCGGCGAGACGCATGTCGGCGGCTATGATGATCTTTCCGCGCTCGATCGCGCGGGCGGTCTGACGCCGCTGCTCGAAGCAGCCTGA
- the secB gene encoding protein-export chaperone SecB, with protein MSDENNQPFFNIQRIYLKDMSLEQPNSPAIFLEQEMPSVEVEVDVKAERLAESVFEILVTGTVTAKVADKVAFLIEAKQAGIFDIRNIPAEQIDPLVGIACPTILFPYLRSNIADAITRAGFPPIHLAEINFQALYEQRLAQMSAAQQDGAAQSGVTH; from the coding sequence ATGTCCGACGAGAATAACCAGCCGTTCTTCAACATCCAGCGCATCTATCTGAAGGACATGTCGCTCGAGCAGCCGAATTCGCCGGCGATCTTCCTCGAGCAGGAAATGCCGTCGGTCGAAGTCGAAGTCGACGTGAAGGCCGAGCGCCTTGCGGAATCCGTATTCGAAATCCTCGTGACGGGCACGGTCACGGCCAAGGTGGCGGACAAGGTGGCGTTCCTGATCGAAGCGAAACAGGCCGGCATTTTCGACATTCGCAACATTCCTGCCGAGCAGATCGATCCGCTCGTCGGCATCGCCTGCCCGACCATCCTGTTCCCGTACCTGCGCTCGAACATCGCCGACGCGATCACCCGCGCCGGCTTCCCGCCGATCCACCTCGCCGAGATCAACTTCCAGGCGCTCTACGAGCAGCGTCTCGCGCAAATGAGCGCGGCCCAGCAGGACGGCGCGGCGCAAAGCGGCGTCACGCATTAA
- a CDS encoding NAD(P)H-dependent glycerol-3-phosphate dehydrogenase: MKVAVLGAGAWGTALAGHLALRHDTVLWARESALIAELSTFHENARYLAGVALPPALRYEADLGAALDHALDDAALCVIATPVAGLRGLLRAMRDAGKVPAHIVWLCKGFEADSQLLPHQAVAAELPEHASNGVLSGPSFAREVGQGLPVALTIASSSAACRGRTVAAFHHGAMRIYTGDDVVGVEVGGAVKNVLAIATGIADGLGLGLNARAALITRGLAEMSRLGVTLGGRAETFTGLTGLGDLILTATGDLSRNRTVGLQLATGRALEDILGGLGHVAEGVRCAKAVLAIARAHGIEMPITQAVCAVLFDGVAPRDAVSALLRRDSKAE; the protein is encoded by the coding sequence ATGAAGGTTGCCGTTCTTGGCGCCGGCGCCTGGGGCACCGCCCTCGCCGGCCATCTGGCCTTGCGGCACGACACGGTGTTGTGGGCGCGCGAGTCCGCGCTCATTGCCGAGCTTTCCACTTTCCACGAAAACGCCCGCTATCTGGCGGGCGTCGCGTTGCCGCCCGCGCTTCGCTATGAAGCGGATCTCGGCGCGGCGCTCGATCACGCGCTCGACGACGCTGCGCTGTGCGTGATCGCAACGCCGGTCGCTGGCCTGCGCGGTCTGTTGCGCGCAATGCGCGATGCGGGCAAGGTGCCCGCACATATCGTGTGGCTGTGCAAGGGGTTCGAAGCCGATTCGCAGTTGCTGCCGCATCAGGCGGTCGCGGCGGAATTGCCCGAGCATGCGAGCAACGGCGTGTTGTCCGGACCGAGCTTCGCGCGCGAAGTCGGACAAGGGCTGCCGGTGGCGTTGACGATCGCGAGCTCATCGGCGGCGTGCCGCGGACGCACGGTCGCGGCGTTCCATCACGGCGCGATGCGCATCTATACCGGCGACGACGTCGTCGGCGTCGAAGTGGGCGGCGCGGTGAAAAACGTGCTCGCCATCGCGACGGGCATCGCGGATGGCCTCGGCCTCGGCCTCAATGCACGTGCGGCGCTGATCACGCGCGGCCTCGCCGAAATGTCGCGTCTTGGCGTGACGCTCGGTGGACGCGCGGAAACCTTTACCGGGCTGACCGGCCTCGGCGATCTGATTCTGACCGCTACCGGCGATCTGTCGCGCAACCGCACCGTGGGCCTGCAACTCGCCACGGGCCGCGCGCTGGAGGACATCCTCGGCGGCCTCGGTCACGTGGCCGAAGGCGTGCGCTGCGCGAAGGCGGTACTCGCGATCGCACGCGCTCATGGGATCGAGATGCCGATCACGCAAGCGGTCTGCGCGGTACTGTTCGACGGCGTGGCGCCGCGCGATGCGGTCAGCGCGCTGCTGCGGCGCGATTCGAAGGCCGAATAA
- a CDS encoding O-acetyl-ADP-ribose deacetylase: MPTFNLSHGTCTLEARVVDITTLAVDAIVNAANTSLLGGGGVDGAIHRAAGKALLRECEALGGCATGDAKITAGYKLPAKHVIHAVGPVWRGGAHGEADLLASCYQRSLEVARDAHCTSIAFPAISCGLYRFPADDAASIAVATVLDTLPRTPRIRHVTFACFDDAMFARYEAEFERRQAPPSKPA, encoded by the coding sequence ATGCCCACCTTCAATCTCAGTCACGGCACGTGCACGCTCGAAGCGCGCGTCGTCGATATCACGACGCTCGCCGTCGATGCGATCGTCAATGCCGCGAATACGTCGCTGCTCGGCGGCGGCGGTGTGGATGGCGCGATTCATCGCGCGGCCGGCAAAGCGTTGCTGCGTGAATGCGAAGCGCTCGGCGGCTGCGCGACCGGCGACGCGAAGATCACCGCTGGCTACAAGCTACCCGCCAAGCATGTGATTCATGCGGTCGGTCCAGTATGGCGCGGAGGCGCGCATGGGGAAGCCGACCTGCTCGCATCGTGCTATCAGCGCTCGCTCGAAGTCGCGCGCGACGCGCATTGCACGAGCATCGCGTTTCCGGCGATCAGCTGCGGCCTCTATCGTTTCCCCGCCGACGATGCGGCGAGCATCGCGGTCGCGACCGTGCTCGACACGTTGCCGCGCACACCGCGCATCAGGCACGTGACGTTCGCGTGCTTCGACGACGCGATGTTCGCGCGCTACGAGGCCGAGTTCGAACGCCGTCAGGCGCCGCCTTCGAAGCCGGCTTGA
- the trmL gene encoding tRNA (uridine(34)/cytosine(34)/5-carboxymethylaminomethyluridine(34)-2'-O)-methyltransferase TrmL — MFNVVLVEPEIPPNTGNVIRLCANTGARLHLIEPLGFPLDDTKMRRAGLDYHEYAEMNVHADWHAFVAKERPDPLRMFAFTTRGAGRFHDHAFQAGDWFVFGAETRGLPDAVLERFPNDQRVRLPMRPGNRSLNLSNTVAIVVFEAWRQAGFEGGA; from the coding sequence ATGTTCAACGTCGTTCTCGTAGAACCCGAAATTCCGCCGAACACCGGCAACGTGATTCGCCTGTGCGCAAACACCGGCGCGCGGCTGCACCTGATCGAGCCGCTCGGCTTTCCACTCGACGATACCAAGATGCGACGCGCCGGCCTCGACTATCACGAGTATGCGGAAATGAACGTGCACGCCGATTGGCACGCGTTCGTCGCAAAAGAAAGGCCGGACCCGTTGCGGATGTTCGCATTCACCACGCGCGGCGCCGGGCGCTTTCATGACCACGCGTTCCAAGCGGGCGACTGGTTCGTGTTCGGCGCCGAAACGCGCGGCCTGCCCGACGCCGTGCTCGAGCGCTTTCCAAACGACCAGCGCGTGCGCCTGCCGATGCGTCCCGGCAATCGCAGTCTGAATCTGTCGAACACGGTGGCGATCGTGGTGTTCGAAGCATGGCGTCAAGCCGGCTTCGAAGGCGGCGCCTGA
- a CDS encoding ComF family protein, which translates to MHAALPNLCALCGNLSHKTLCDGCDTAYWDESRLRCTVCAVPLPASRWVAQARYRCADCVAEPPPFDASFALADYQAPLDTLAVGLKFRARLMLAHDFAQRLARLARDNWLDAAERPDVIAPVPLARRRLVERGYNQAWQIARPLARALGVRSDATLLERTLDTAPQSRLDLDARRQNVERAFRVARTVRGLHVGIVDDVMTSGATLEALAHTLKAAGARRVTNFVALRTPKN; encoded by the coding sequence ATGCACGCCGCGTTGCCGAACCTGTGCGCGTTGTGCGGCAATTTGTCGCACAAGACGTTGTGCGACGGTTGCGACACGGCCTACTGGGACGAAAGCCGGCTGCGCTGCACCGTTTGCGCGGTGCCGTTGCCGGCGTCACGCTGGGTCGCTCAGGCGCGGTATCGCTGCGCGGATTGCGTGGCCGAGCCGCCCCCGTTCGACGCCAGCTTCGCGCTCGCTGATTACCAGGCACCGCTCGATACGCTCGCGGTCGGCCTGAAGTTCCGCGCCCGGCTGATGCTCGCGCACGACTTCGCGCAACGCCTCGCGCGGCTCGCTCGGGACAACTGGCTCGACGCGGCGGAGCGACCCGACGTGATTGCGCCAGTGCCGCTCGCCCGTCGCCGCCTCGTCGAACGCGGCTACAACCAGGCGTGGCAGATCGCGCGGCCGCTAGCCCGTGCGCTCGGCGTGCGCAGCGACGCGACGCTGCTCGAACGAACGCTCGACACCGCGCCGCAATCGCGCCTCGATCTCGATGCGCGGCGGCAGAACGTCGAGCGCGCGTTTCGCGTCGCGCGCACCGTGCGCGGCCTGCATGTCGGCATCGTCGACGATGTAATGACGAGCGGCGCCACGCTCGAAGCGCTCGCGCATACGCTGAAGGCCGCGGGAGCGCGGCGGGTCACGAATTTCGTCGCGCTGCGCACTCCGAAAAACTAG
- a CDS encoding methyltransferase domain-containing protein — MSPTSAQSGRPAYDSQRLRRIFDRRAASFDEVAFLPREIAKRMRERLDYIKVVPTSVLDTGCGAGEDIPALRERFPAAPVFGADLSHGMLVRALRHDAGDTSWRRFLPASLGKALGARGPRFAQADFSALPFTAGAFEFIWSNLALHWHSRPDLVFPEWQRVLKVNGLLMFSTLGPDTLKELRGAYAEIEAAHGVASRRHVIDFVDMHDLGDMLVEAGFEIPVMDQETLTVTYKSPESLLADVRRWGAYPFEREPRDGALARRLHKALLAALEARRRADGTIALTFEVIYGHAWKAVPRTTAEGHGIVRLEDIGRGPAKRA, encoded by the coding sequence ATGTCCCCAACATCCGCTCAATCTGGCCGTCCGGCCTACGATTCACAGCGCCTCAGGCGTATTTTCGACCGTCGCGCCGCCAGCTTCGACGAGGTTGCGTTCCTGCCGCGCGAGATTGCCAAGCGCATGCGCGAGCGTCTCGATTACATCAAGGTTGTGCCCACGAGCGTGCTCGACACCGGCTGCGGTGCGGGCGAAGACATCCCCGCATTGCGTGAACGCTTTCCCGCGGCGCCGGTTTTCGGCGCTGATCTGTCACACGGCATGCTCGTCCGAGCGCTGCGCCACGATGCCGGCGACACCAGTTGGCGGCGCTTTCTTCCCGCCTCGCTGGGCAAAGCGCTCGGCGCGCGCGGCCCACGCTTCGCGCAAGCCGATTTTTCCGCGCTGCCGTTCACGGCCGGCGCATTCGAATTCATCTGGTCCAACCTCGCGCTGCACTGGCACTCGCGGCCCGATCTCGTCTTCCCCGAATGGCAGCGCGTGCTGAAGGTCAACGGCCTGCTGATGTTCAGCACGCTCGGCCCGGATACGCTGAAGGAATTGCGCGGTGCCTACGCCGAGATCGAGGCCGCGCACGGCGTTGCCTCGCGCAGGCATGTGATCGACTTCGTCGACATGCATGATCTCGGCGACATGCTTGTCGAGGCCGGCTTCGAGATTCCCGTGATGGACCAGGAGACGCTGACGGTCACCTACAAATCGCCGGAGTCGCTGCTCGCGGACGTGCGCCGCTGGGGCGCGTATCCGTTCGAGCGCGAGCCGCGCGACGGTGCGCTCGCGCGCCGGTTGCACAAGGCCCTGCTCGCCGCGCTCGAAGCGCGCCGGCGCGCCGACGGCACGATCGCGCTGACCTTCGAGGTGATCTACGGGCACGCGTGGAAAGCAGTGCCGCGCACTACGGCCGAAGGACATGGCATCGTCCGGCTCGAGGACATCGGGCGGGGTCCGGCGAAGCGCGCGTAG
- a CDS encoding DUF2244 domain-containing protein, producing the protein MGASDHLLADSEPVLRDWTMKRNCSISPRQFVCLYVSLALFSLAIAFVLFLVGAWLVLPFTGIELLAVGIAFAIYARHAVDYERIRLFPNRLVIEQVSAEQITQFEFNPCWVRIEPGATPRDQIKLVSRGQTIMIGQHLAQNRRAQFAGELRMWLARC; encoded by the coding sequence ATGGGCGCATCAGATCATCTGCTGGCGGATTCGGAACCGGTCCTCAGGGACTGGACCATGAAGCGCAACTGCTCGATATCGCCGCGGCAGTTCGTCTGTCTGTACGTGTCGCTTGCGTTGTTCTCGTTGGCAATTGCTTTCGTGCTGTTTCTGGTCGGCGCCTGGCTGGTGTTGCCGTTCACCGGAATCGAATTGCTGGCGGTAGGTATCGCGTTTGCAATATATGCGCGACATGCTGTCGATTACGAGCGCATCCGGTTGTTTCCGAACCGGCTCGTAATCGAGCAGGTCAGCGCCGAGCAGATTACGCAGTTCGAATTCAATCCGTGCTGGGTGCGGATAGAGCCGGGCGCAACACCGCGCGATCAGATCAAGCTGGTCTCGCGCGGGCAGACGATCATGATCGGGCAACATCTCGCGCAAAATCGGCGCGCGCAGTTCGCGGGCGAACTGCGTATGTGGCTGGCACGTTGCTAG
- the coxB gene encoding cytochrome c oxidase subunit II, producing the protein MENLGKEAMKTIKRALMSVLATSGLLFAGAALAVGDAPGGPAVNAINLQPPATRIAEELFSLHMFMLGLCTVIFIGVFGVMFYSVFAHRKSKGHNAANFHESTTVEIIWTIVPFVIVVLMALPATKTVVAMKDTSNADLTVKVTGYQWKWGYDYVKGPGEGISFLSTLATPRAQTEGREPISTLYLQEVDNPLVVPVDKKIRIITTANDVVHSWYVPAFGVKQDAIPGFVRDTWFKANRTGTFRGFCTELCGKEHAFMPVVVEVLSADDYAKWVDAQKKKMAAGQDDPNKTYTMAELMERGGKVYAANCAVCHQPTGKGAGAFPALDGSKIANGPIGQHVSLVLKGKNAMPSWAPTLNDVEIASVITYERNSWGNHTGDILQPKQVADARNGKLPEGGDHLANAGAAASGAAAASGGASGTEAASAPAASGNDAGATASNNAQVMLPASVYFETGKSTLPADAKAAVDAAAAYAKTHPDAKFTLSGFTDATGSADLNAKLAKSRAEAVRDALKAAGIAEDHIILKKPETLTGGTDAKEARRVQISTAA; encoded by the coding sequence ATGGAAAATTTGGGTAAGGAAGCTATGAAAACAATCAAGCGAGCGCTCATGAGCGTGCTGGCGACGAGCGGACTGCTTTTCGCCGGTGCCGCCCTGGCAGTGGGCGATGCTCCGGGCGGCCCCGCCGTCAACGCGATCAACCTCCAGCCGCCTGCAACCAGAATCGCCGAGGAGCTGTTCAGCCTCCACATGTTCATGCTGGGCCTTTGCACCGTGATTTTCATCGGTGTGTTCGGCGTGATGTTCTATTCGGTCTTCGCGCATCGCAAATCGAAAGGCCACAACGCAGCCAATTTCCACGAAAGCACCACCGTCGAAATCATCTGGACGATCGTTCCGTTCGTCATCGTCGTGCTGATGGCGCTGCCCGCCACCAAGACCGTCGTCGCGATGAAGGACACGTCGAACGCCGACCTCACGGTCAAGGTCACCGGCTACCAGTGGAAGTGGGGCTACGACTACGTGAAGGGTCCGGGCGAGGGCATCAGCTTCCTGTCAACACTCGCCACGCCGCGTGCGCAAACCGAAGGCCGCGAGCCGATCTCCACGCTGTATCTGCAGGAAGTCGACAACCCGCTCGTGGTCCCCGTCGACAAGAAAATCCGCATCATCACCACCGCGAACGACGTGGTCCACTCCTGGTACGTGCCGGCCTTCGGCGTGAAGCAGGACGCGATTCCCGGCTTCGTGCGCGACACCTGGTTCAAGGCTAATCGCACTGGCACGTTCCGCGGTTTCTGTACCGAACTGTGCGGCAAGGAACACGCCTTCATGCCGGTCGTCGTCGAGGTGCTGTCGGCCGACGACTACGCGAAGTGGGTCGACGCGCAGAAGAAGAAAATGGCAGCCGGCCAGGACGATCCGAACAAGACTTACACGATGGCCGAGCTGATGGAGCGCGGCGGCAAGGTCTACGCGGCGAACTGCGCGGTCTGCCACCAGCCGACCGGCAAGGGCGCGGGCGCATTTCCGGCGCTCGACGGCAGCAAGATCGCCAACGGTCCGATTGGCCAGCACGTGAGCCTCGTGCTGAAGGGCAAGAACGCGATGCCTTCATGGGCGCCGACGCTGAACGACGTCGAAATCGCCTCGGTGATCACCTACGAACGTAATTCGTGGGGCAACCACACGGGCGACATCCTGCAGCCGAAGCAGGTCGCCGACGCGCGCAACGGCAAGCTTCCGGAAGGCGGCGACCATCTGGCCAATGCAGGTGCCGCGGCAAGTGGCGCCGCTGCCGCATCGGGTGGAGCATCGGGTACGGAAGCGGCTTCCGCGCCGGCCGCATCGGGCAACGACGCTGGCGCGACCGCTTCGAATAACGCACAGGTCATGCTGCCGGCGAGCGTCTACTTCGAGACCGGCAAGAGCACGCTGCCGGCCGACGCGAAAGCGGCGGTCGACGCGGCCGCTGCCTACGCGAAGACGCATCCGGATGCGAAGTTCACGCTGTCGGGCTTCACCGACGCAACCGGCTCCGCCGACCTCAACGCGAAGCTCGCGAAGAGTCGTGCCGAAGCCGTTCGCGACGCGCTGAAAGCAGCCGGCATTGCCGAAGACCATATCATTTTGAAGAAGCCGGAAACGCTCACGGGCGGCACCGACGCGAAGGAAGCCCGGCGTGTTCAGATCAGCACCGCAGCCTGA